The genomic window ACCTTTTGCCGAATGTAACGTCATCAATTGAACAGCATCACGACTTGCATCAGCCTGCCCTTCACCGGATTCGAGTGCCGCATGAGATAAAAATGCCTGTAGTGGCATTAAATCTTGATCTTCATCTTGATAACTAAAATCACGCGTTGCATTAACCAACTCTTCTAAGTTTTCAATACGAGCTTGGGCTTTTTCGCCTTTTTCCTGCTCATACATTGCACGTAAGCCAGAATTATTGATAACACGGTCAGCCTGTACATGTAACGGCATTTCTTGGGTTTCTTTTGCTAAGGCGTCCACCAGCTCTAAAAAACGCTCAATTGCTGCCGCAGCACGCCCACCAAGGACTTGCTCACGAAGTAAGTACTCACAACTTTCCCATAATGTTAATTTTTGATCACGTGCCGTTTGACGAACTGTATCTAAGGTTCTGTCACCAATACCGCGTGTTGGCGTATTGACCACGCGCTCAAAAGAGGCATCATCATTGCGATTTGCAATCAATCTTAAGTAAGAAAGCGCATCTTTGATCTCTTGCCGTTCAAAGAAGCGTTGGCCGCCATAAATACGATATGGAGTAGCACTTTGAATAAGGGCTTCTTCAAGCACACGAGATTGAGCATTACTGCGATATAAAATGGCACAATCTTGTAAAGCGCCACCATTTTCATTCCACTGTCTGATCCTGCCGACGACATAACGCGCTTCATCTAATTCATTAAATGCACAATATAAAGAAATCGGTTCGCCATCACCATCTTCTGTCCACAGATTTTTCCCTAATCTATCACTATTATTCGCAATTAAGGTATTTGCCGCTTTTAAGATATTATTTGTTGAGCGATAGTTTTGTTCGAGGCGAATAGTTTCCGCACCCGGAAAATCATTGAGAAAACGCTGAATATTTTCAACTTGAGCACCGCGCCAACCATAAATTGATTGGTCATCATCGCCCACAATCATCACTTTTCCTGTATCACCCGCTAATACGCGGATCCATGCATATTGGATGCTGTTAGTATCTTGGAACTCATCCACAAGAATATTGGTAAAACGCTCACGGTAGTGCTGTAACACATGGGGCTTATTCAGCCACAATTCATGAGCGCGTAAGAGTAATTCAGCAAAATCAACTAAACCTGCGCGGTCACAGGCTTCTTGATAAGCTTGATACACTTTTAGCCACGTTGCTTCAACAGGATTACCATAGCATTCGATATGCTGAGGACGTAAGCCTTCATCTTTTTTGCCGTTGATGTACCACATTCCTTGACGCGGAGGCCACTGCTTTTCATCAAGGTTCATCGCTTTTAATAAGCGACGGATCAAACGATACTGATCATCACTATCAATAATTTGAAAATCTTGTGGTAACCCAGCATCCATGTAATGTTGGCGTAATAGCCGATGCGCTAATCCATGGAATGTGCCTATCCACATACCACCTTCACTGGAACCAATCAATTGATTGATACGATGGCGCATTTCTGCTGCGGCTTTGTTGGTAAAAGTCACTGCCATTATAGAAAATGGTGACGCGTGTTCAACTGACATCAACCATGCAATTCTATGCACTAACACGCGAGTTTTACCACTTCCCGCACCTGCTAGAACTAATAAGTTAGTACGCGGAGCAGCAACGGCTTCACGCTGTTTATCATTAAGACCTTCGAGCAGATAAGAGACGTCCATAGTTACCATCAAAGCAGAGCAGTATTCAAGGCATACCTGAACACTGTATTTTTATACAGAAAATAATTATACCAGCGACAAAAGAGAATCCAACTGGGAAATTTCGACATGTGGCAACAAACGGACATCTTTTTCATCCATCAACGTTCTGTTGCCTGTATTAATCCAGCAAGCTTGCATGCCACTGCGAATAGCGCCTTCCACATCAGTAATTAAGTTATCACCAACATGCAAAATAGCTTGCGGTTCAAGGTTAAGCTTTTGTGCCGCTAACCGATACATATCACAATAAGGTTTTGAGCGCCCATCAGGACCCGCTTTTAATACAAATTGAAAATATTGTCCTAAACCACAGGCATCAGGTTCCGCATTACCATTAGTAATCGCAACTAACGGCATTTTTTCCACAAGTTTAGCAAGTGTTTCATGTGTAGAAGCCGGTACATCTATTTGATTTCGCCAATACGCAAAGTTCGCCATCACATCATCTGCGCTTTTTTGCGCCTCTTCACGATGATAACCATAATGACAAAACATCATTTTTGCTGCCAACCAGCGCCAACGAGTGACATCATGGCAAATATTGGGTTCTTGCTCTGCAACCATTTGACGAAAGGCTGACAAATTTTCATCAGTAAAATGGCTGAATTTAGGATCATATTCTCGGACAAAACGTAATACTTCCTCTTCCGTTTTATCAATGACGGGATGGTTGTTATATAAAGTATCATCCAAGTCAAACGTAATGGCTTTAATTGGTGATAACGGGCGATAAAAATGCATTAAGATTTCTCCCTTTTCGCTCGGGGATGAGCCACATCATAAACATTTGCAAGATGTTGAAAATCAAGGTGGGTATAGATTTGAGTGGTTGATAAATTTGCATGGCCGAGCAGCTCTTGTACACCACGTAAGTTACCGCTTGATTCAAGAATATGTGTTGCAAATGAGTGGCGTAATTTGTGTGGGTTGATGTGGCTATTCACGCCTTGTTTTATACCCCATTGTTCAAAACGTTTTTGTACATTACGGTTAGAAATGCGTTTACCACTTTGGGTTGAAATAAATACAGCACCATCTTCTGGCTCATATAACTCACGCATATCCAACCAACGTTTTAACCAAGTGACCGCGGTTTTACCCAATGGGATTTTGCGCTCTTTACTGCCTTTACCCATCACTCTGACTTCACCCATTGCGAGATCTAAATGACGGACATCTAACCCAACTAATTCTGATAAACGTAAGCCTGCACCATACATCACTTCTAACATTGTTCTGTCACGAACAACTAATGGATCGCCACTATCCATATTTAATAATTGTGAAACTTCATCAACGTCCATATTTTTTGGTAGACGCTTTTTGGCTTTTGGGGCACGAACTGATTTCACTGGATTCGCAGGTAATTCACCCTGCTGTACCATCCAATCACAAAAACTTCTTAGTGAAGACAAACGTAGCGCCATACTCGCCGCTTGTAAACCTGTACGACGGCTTTTTGCCGCAATATTACGCGCTTTGATAATATCAAATTGCTGCCATTCACTGACGTTTAAGTCAGTTAGCATGTCAACAACCGTTGTCAATTGCCGCCGATAATTCGTTACCGTGACGGGGCTGAGCCTACGTTCAACTTGTAAATAACGTAGAAAAGCGTCGACTTGGATCATCAGCGCTTGTGGCTCAGAAGTTATAGGCGTTCTATACATCGGCATAATAGCTCCGGTATCATTTGAGCGACCTTTTCGAGCATGACTGATCCCATTCCTTGCTGATAATGGTCGCGGTCACGACTGGTAAAAATCACCATACCAGATTCACCATGGTGACCAAATAGCGTTATTGCTACAGAGCCAACATTCGTCGCTTCAGGTAACAGCAGTTGTAATTCTTGGCCATTTAAATGACCTAAATAATAAGATTTATCACCAAAACGTTGGATCCGCATGAATTCAAACGCAGAACGCGAAATCACCAGCTGCTGCGCATTTAATGGGGCTGACACTCGCCAACAATCGCTAAATAGCCGTACGGAGCCACTTGATAGGCCAAGTTTTTTTGACCAACGGTTCAAGCGAAGCAACATATCTTGCAAGCTGTCTGCGTTTGACAGTTCAATGACTAAATAGAGCAATTCATCAAATAATTGACCATTTTCATGGGCTTGTTCAACCATGAAACGGATATCTTGTTCAAGTTGCTTGATTTTTAAACGTTGGCGATTCATCACCAATTCAGGAAGCGAAATCGCTCCCTGTATGGCATGTGGGATCGGAATGTGTTCAACAAGGGAAGCATTGCGGATAAAAAAGTCTGGTCTTCCCTGTAAGTATTTCACCACTTGACGTTCATCGAGCTGATAAACATCATCTAGTGCTATCTCTGGCTTATCCATTCTTATCCTCTTGAACAATGAACAAAGATTAAAACTGGAGAACTCCATCATAAACATGACTTGCAGGGCCAGTCATATATAAAGGCGTGCCTGGACCTTCCCAACTAATATCCAGCGATCCACCGGGTAAATCAACTTTGACTCGACTTGCCAGTAAACCTTGTTGAATACCAATGGCAACCGCCGCACAAGCCCCGCTACCGCAAGCTTGGGTTTCACCCGCTCCTCGCTCATAAACGCGTAAACGGATATGATCCGCACTGACAATTTCCATAAAACCAATATTAGCACGCTCAGGAAAGCGTTCATGACTTTCAAGTGCTGGCCCTAATATTTCAACCTCAGCAGTTTGCACGCTTTCCACTTGGATAACACAATGTGGATTACCCATAGAAACTGCACCACATAACACTGTACGTTCTTGAACGCGAATAATATAGGTCTTTTCCGCTTTCACTGCTCTAAATGGGATTTTCTGCGGCTCAAATTCAGGTTCGCCCATATTCACACAGACGTCACCATTATCATTAATCGTCAAAACCATGCGACCCGCTTGGGTACTGACTTGAATTTTTTGTTTATTAGTTAGCCCTTTTAGGCGCACAAATCGTGCAAAGCAGCGCGCGCCATTGCCACATTGAGCAACTTCACTGCCGTCTGCATTAAAAATACGATAATGAAAATCTAGCTCAGGATCATAAGGGGCTTCAACTAATAATAGCTGATCAAAGCCAACCCCTGTATGTCTATCTGCAAGGCGGCTAATTAATTCGGGGGAAAAATAGACATTCTGAGTAACGCCATCCACCACCATGAAATCATTTCCTAAACCATGCATTTTAGAAAATTGCATATTCCGCTCCATATCAGCAAATTACTGTTGGGTTGATACTGGTGAGTGCACGGCATCCTTATCAGCTTTAGGCTCTACATCTGATGTCTTAGGTGATGTAGCCTGCTCTTCTGGTGGGAAATAAAGAGGACCTTTTAAACCACAGCCAGATAACGTAAACAAAATAATTAGTGCAGAGAGTCCAATTAAACTTTTTTTCATCATGTTTCGCCTGTAATACGAAGAGCTATCCCGAAAATAATTCAAGTTGCATATTGGTATCAAGTGACGCAATTCCTACGAACAGCCCATGAGCCACAATAAACGACGTGATCCGGTAAGCTAAGGCAGATAACAGCAAGCTTGAAATATAACAGGTATCAATATAGTGAACAGAATAGCAGGGCTACCCTTGCAAATCACTACTGTTCATGGCTTGTCGTGTAATTTTATTTTTGATGAGTTATTTTATGAAGGTGATGCCGATATTGATTGTGAAACAACGGCGGTATCATGACATTAAACTTTGAGAATGGCAGTAAAATCATTATCAGCAAGAAAGAGCCTTGCCACTCACTTTAGTTAGCCACTAAAGGAGGAAGCTATCATTATGATTATAAAAACAATAATGAGCTTTTTGGCTGTTCTGGTGAGTAATTGACTAATATGCTAGCTCAAACTATTGCCACACAACGTGGTGAACTTTTCTCTTTTGGTTAGCAAGAACAGGTTAAGAATAATGGGCATGCTGCTGCGGTGGTTGCTCAATAAGATTTGGGCTAACTAATTTATCTTCTGCAATATCAAACGGCCATGTTCCTTCAGAGAATGGAATAACCTGACTTTTACCCTGTTGTTTCACGATTTGATAAAACTGTGGCAAGTTAAAATTAATAAAGCTCGAACCGTAAGTAAAGCGGTCATGAGATGAAGAGTAAAAGCGGCTCACATCACGAACAAGTTCCTCTTTAGAACCTTCACAATGTGAATAGATTTCAACGCGATTTGCTTCATCTAAAACGTAAATGTTGAACCCAGTGTTATCGTCGGTATTTTCAAAGAAAAACTGCACAATACCTTCACTGGCATAACCATCAACTACCGCAGGTAACTGGTTATCTTCTTTAGTCGTGAGTTTTACTGGCCAGCCATGCAGTTTGTTATGTGAAATTGCACCATAAAACTCAATCGCATTCTCCAATTTTTGAACTGACACATTCAGTCGTTCAAAAAATAAGCCCCAAGTTTGCCCTGCAATGCGCAGAGCTTTAAAACGGCCAGGCTCATGGCGATTGCTCGATAAACGCAATTCAACACATTCTGAAACCAGTTGTTGGACTCGAGTACGGATCAATCCACGTAAATGCTTGCTATAGCAGAAAACCTCAACTGCATCTGGTGGCGCTGCATCTTGATGCATTTTCCCTAGAATCGTTTTTAGTGCTTCTAGCATGCATTGTTCGCCACTAAAATGAAGCGTACGCACCTCATTCCACGAATTACGGTACAGCAGATCGATACTGCTCACTAAGCAGCGCTGCTCTTCGCCAAAGCTAAAAACATCTAACTTTTTAAAGTCAAAATGGACAACTTGCTCTGAATAAATCTGAGTAAAATCTTGTTCTAAGTTGACAATTATGGCGAGGTGGCGAATTTCACAAGGACTATATAACGCTTTCGGGGTTGGTGCGGGTAATCTAATTGGGAAGTGACCTGAAACATCATGCATTAACTCAAGTAGTTTTTTCTCATCACATTGAGATTGACCATTGTACATATAGACTTGAGTACTTTCAGTTAACAGCCCATTAAAATATGCCCATGCCACCAGCTTATTTAAATAGCGGTTATATTCAAGCGGTTGATGACCAATAATGGCTTCAATATTAGGTGCTTGATTATAAAGATACCAACCACTGCGATTAGCGCGCCCAGCAGGCACATACACAAAAGTAAGATGTTGTTCACTTAAATCCGGTGAAATCTGCGGATTAACCAAAGTGACTTTACCCGGAAGTGCTTCAAAAGCTGCATATAATTTACGGGTCAATACCCCAATATCTTGTGGGCTAGCACTGACGCTTAAATTATTACGACGAGCAAAACGAATCAGGTTACGGTAACTTTGCATCATCGTATCAAGTAATTCATTATGAGCTTCGCGTACACGCTCTATTTTCCATTGATTTCTTGAATCCAAAATAGCTAAACGTTCAGCATCCCAGCCCCATGATTCCACAAGTTGAGAAAGTACATCCCGGCGCCAGCCAGAACAAGCCGTTCTATTTTGGTCATCTTCAGAGAGTTTTTCACATACTTTTAAGTAGAAGCAACGGCGGATTAAATCAAGGCGAGTCGTGTCATTAATTTCGACAAGGTAACGGGTAACGCGTTCTAACATTAAACAATAAGAATCAAGACCATAACAAACAATTTCTCCAGCTTGAAGATGGCGTTTAAATTCTAATGCGAGGAGTTTACCTTGCGGATAATCCCATGAATAGGATTCTAATAAGATACTTTTCAGAACTGCTTTATAAGGTGAATCAACACTTTTGTACAACTGCCACAAGCTCGCACCAAAGTATTCTGCGGCTGATAGCTCACCTAAACCACCAAGGTCAAGCCACTCATTTGGTGTTAATACACCTTGCGCATATAACCCCATAACATATTCATCATAATGAGATTCTTCATCAACCGGCACCATGTTCCATAGTAAGCGCTTACCTGCCATGCGAACAGCCGTGCGATAGAATTCATCAAGCAATAAAATATGCTGTGTTGAACCGCAATCTTCTCCGCCAATATGACCGCTAGCATGATGACGAAAACGATTTTCATCAATGAGAAAAACCGTCACATCAATACCAAGCGCTGAGGCCCATTGTTCTATTAATGTACATTTTTTCTGGAGTAAACCTTTTTCTTCATTATCAAGCCAAGAAGGATGACATACCCAAATATCAATATCTGAGCAGCGACTTTGCCCTATTGATGAAGTGCTTCCCATCGAGTAAATGCCAGTAATAGGTAACTCACCATTGGCTGGAACTTTGTGCGGAAGGTATTTTTCAAACTGAGTAAGCCAGCTTTGTTGTTCGCTATCAGGAATAAAAAAGCACACGCCGTGGGGAACGTTTCCTTCAATATATCCGGGGATCATTGGGTGATTATAATGAAACAATACAGGCAGCAGGCTGTAAACCTTACAGAAGGTTTCATCCATAGACGCAGTCGCGCGATCTAACCGAAGCTGATTTATTGCGTCTAGTCTTTGCTTTAAAGTTTCAATATAGAGATACAAGGGATACGCCTGACTGAATAGAAAAACAAATCTGGGATAAACCCAGTACCCAACAAAACACAATAGATATAAGTATCTTTTAAAAATTTTTCACTTAGATTGTCAGAAACGTGATCAATTTAACACCTTGGAGCAAAAGGGTAAAGTAGATCACATAATTTAATCTGTGTATTTTTGATACAGATTAAATTTCAACATATTGTATAAAAAGACTTTTTATTTTTTATACCCGATAAATACCCCTTGTTTATCAATGGTGTAATACGGTAAGTATTCATTTGCCCTGAAAATATCTTTTTTTGATGTTATAAATCAAATTCGCATCACGCCTGAGCTTGCTCGTTTCACCATAAAAGTGACCTCCATCGCGGAAAATACCCATTATCAACCGCACAATAAGCTAAAAATCATGATGAGTTTCCCGTGTTTTATTCATCCTAAATAGCCACTTTATATTCGCCAATAAGATGTAAATAAGTGGGGTTCTCTGGCTCTAACTGGAAAATGCACGACTAAAATGTTAAAACTAGGGATAATTATATGGTTAATTTGTGGCAAATTGTGCCTAAGAAAACAGAGAAATGACATCAACAGATATTGTCCGTATCGCGACACGTAAAAGCCCATTAGCTATGTGGCAAGCTAACTTTGTAAAAGCTAAATTAGAGCAATTACATCCTAATTTACAAGTCGAGCTCGTGCCAATGGTCACGAAAGGTGATGTTATTCTTGATACACCATTAGCTAAAGTAGGTGGCAAAGGGTTATTTGTCAAAGAGTTAGAACTTGCTCTATTAGAAAAAAGAGCGGATATTGCCGTTCATTCAATGAAAGATGTTCCGGTGGAGTTCCCTGAAGGTCTCGGATTAGTCACTATTTGCGAGCGTGAAGACCCGCGGGATGCTTTTGTTTCTAATCATTTTGATAGCATTGATGCACTTCCTGCCGGCAGTATCGTCGGTACATCTAGTTTACGCCGTCAGTGCCAGCTAAAAGCGTTACGCCCTGACCTTATCATTCGTGATCTACGCGGTAATGTGGGAACGCGCCTATCTAAACTGGATAATGGTGAATATGATGCCATTATTCTCGCTGCGGCAGGATTAAAACGCCTCGGATTAGAAGAACGCATCCGTGTCGCCTTGGAGCCGGAGCAATCCTTACCCGCGGTTGGGCAAGGTGCTGTTGGTATTGAATGTCGCTTAGATGATGAGCGCACTCGCCATCTTTTAGCAAAACTCAATGATGATGCCACTTCTCTATGTGTGCTTGCTGAGCGCGCAATGAATATGCGTTTGGAAGGTGGCTGCCAAGTTCCTATTGGCAGTTATGCCATTTGGCGTGATGGACAAATTTGGCTACGCGCCTTAGTGGGTTCACCTGACGGGAGTCAGGTAATTCGTGGTGAACGATGTTCTGATCCAGAAAATGCATATCAAGCAGGGATTTCTCTTGCCGAAGAACTGTTGGATAACGGTGCTCGTGAAATTCTTGAAAAAGTTTATAAAGGAAACATTTAAGGATGAAAGTGCTTGTTACTCGGCCTGAACCTGCTGGCATAGAGTTAGCTTCAATGCTCAATACAAGAGGTCATGAAGCTTACGCTTTACCGCTTATCAGCATTGAGCCGAGTGCAGAATTAACCTTGCTGAGCTCGAAACTGAATCAGCTTGATAAACATGATTTAGTGTTTCTTTTATCCAAAAATGCAGTCTGGTATGCAAATTTAGTCCTTCAACAAACAGGACGCAACTGGTCAGATAAGCTATTCTACTATGGTATAGGTCGTTCAACTGGCCGTTATTTTCAAGAAATGACAGGACTCCCAATCCGCTGGCCTGAGTGCGGCGAAACGAGTGAGGCATTACTTAGCCTTCCTGAATTACAATTTCTTGAAGGTAAACAAGCGCTTTTATTACGCGGTAATGGCGGAAGAGAACTTCTTGCTTCAACGTTGAGGTCAAGAGGTGCTCAAGTTGAATATTGTGAATGTTATTCAAGACACCCTGTTTTCTATGATAAAACAGAATTTAATCAACAGTGGATGAATATTAACATTACCGATATTGTGGTGACCAGTGGACAAATATTAACCCAATTAAACTCATTAATTGCTGAGAATACAAAAGAGTGGTGGTTTAGCCGCCGTTTAATGGTTGTCAGCAAACGAATTGCAGACCAAGCCCGCCAATATGGATGGCAAAGGGTCTGTGTGGCAAATAGCGCAGATAATAATGCTTTATTAGAAGCATTACTCTCAACCGACATGGGATGCTAATTTATGACGGAACACAATAAATCTACCGAGACGGTCAATAATGAAGCCGCGACAGGTTCACAAACCGAGCCAAAAACTCAGCCGTCTTCGGAACAAAAACGTTCTGGTCTTATCGGCAGTGTCATTGCTATCGCGGTGATCATCGCTATTGGTGGTGGTATCTATTATTTCACTCAACAAAATAATGCAAAACTCGTCAATGAAAACAACGAATTAAAGCAACAAATGAGTGAACTTATTGAACAACAAAAAATTGATAGACAACGTTTAAATGCTTTAATTGATGCACAATCTGAAAGCAAATCACATGCTAAAGAATATGAAGAGCAGCTCAACCGCCGCATGCATGAATTACAAGCGCATGTTAATGCATTATCAAGTTCAGATGTCAAAAATTGGTTATTGGCTCAAGCGGACTTTATGGTGAAAATGGCAGGCAGAAAACTTTGGAATGATCATGATCCGATGACTGCGGCAGTTCTATTAAAAAGTGCTGACTCAAGTCTTGCTGAGATGAATGACCCAAGTCTGCTTGATATTCGCAAATCTATTACTCATGATATTGCGAATTTATCAGCAATTAATCAAATTGATTATGACGGCATTATTTTACGTCTCAATCAATTGAGTAACGAAGTTGATAACTTGCGCCTTGCTGATTTAAATAGCGGCGATGCAAAAGCAGATGAAAGTACTGAAGTTTCAGACAATATTGATGATTGGAAACAAAACCTCGCACGTAGCTGGAAAAATTTCACCAATGATTTCATTACAGTACGTGCTCGCGATGGCTCCGAAGCACCTTTATTAGCCCCTAATCAAGATATCTATCTGCGTGAAAATATTCGTTCTCAATTGCTGATCGCGGCACAAGCCGTACCGCGTTATCAAGAAGAAACCTATAAACAATCTTTAGAACAGGTTTCTACGTGGGTTCGTGCTTATTTCAATGTTGAAGCACCTGAAACTAAGGCTTTCCTTTCTGAAGTTGACCAACTGATTGATCAACCTATTGCAACAGAGATGCCTGACGCTCTAGAAAGCCAAGCGAAATTAGAAAAAGTCATGCAAACTCGCGTGCGTAATTTACTCTCCCAATCAAAAGACAGTGCTCCGGCACCGGCTGCTGTCGTAGAAGAACAGCAACCTAGCAAAGAAGATGTTAAAGAAGCAGAGAAAGCTGAAACTCAACAATCTGCGGCTCCAGTTGCTGCACCTGCTAGTCAACAGAAGGGGTCATTATGATTAAGATATTAATACTCTTCATTGTATTGATTGCCGGGATCATCTTAGGTCCAATTATGGCGGGTCATCAAGGTTACGTTTTTATCCGTACAGATGATTACGATATTACAACCAG from Providencia sneebia DSM 19967 includes these protein-coding regions:
- a CDS encoding class I adenylate cyclase yields the protein MYLYIETLKQRLDAINQLRLDRATASMDETFCKVYSLLPVLFHYNHPMIPGYIEGNVPHGVCFFIPDSEQQSWLTQFEKYLPHKVPANGELPITGIYSMGSTSSIGQSRCSDIDIWVCHPSWLDNEEKGLLQKKCTLIEQWASALGIDVTVFLIDENRFRHHASGHIGGEDCGSTQHILLLDEFYRTAVRMAGKRLLWNMVPVDEESHYDEYVMGLYAQGVLTPNEWLDLGGLGELSAAEYFGASLWQLYKSVDSPYKAVLKSILLESYSWDYPQGKLLALEFKRHLQAGEIVCYGLDSYCLMLERVTRYLVEINDTTRLDLIRRCFYLKVCEKLSEDDQNRTACSGWRRDVLSQLVESWGWDAERLAILDSRNQWKIERVREAHNELLDTMMQSYRNLIRFARRNNLSVSASPQDIGVLTRKLYAAFEALPGKVTLVNPQISPDLSEQHLTFVYVPAGRANRSGWYLYNQAPNIEAIIGHQPLEYNRYLNKLVAWAYFNGLLTESTQVYMYNGQSQCDEKKLLELMHDVSGHFPIRLPAPTPKALYSPCEIRHLAIIVNLEQDFTQIYSEQVVHFDFKKLDVFSFGEEQRCLVSSIDLLYRNSWNEVRTLHFSGEQCMLEALKTILGKMHQDAAPPDAVEVFCYSKHLRGLIRTRVQQLVSECVELRLSSNRHEPGRFKALRIAGQTWGLFFERLNVSVQKLENAIEFYGAISHNKLHGWPVKLTTKEDNQLPAVVDGYASEGIVQFFFENTDDNTGFNIYVLDEANRVEIYSHCEGSKEELVRDVSRFYSSSHDRFTYGSSFINFNLPQFYQIVKQQGKSQVIPFSEGTWPFDIAEDKLVSPNLIEQPPQQHAHYS
- a CDS encoding DUF484 domain-containing protein, which translates into the protein MDKPEIALDDVYQLDERQVVKYLQGRPDFFIRNASLVEHIPIPHAIQGAISLPELVMNRQRLKIKQLEQDIRFMVEQAHENGQLFDELLYLVIELSNADSLQDMLLRLNRWSKKLGLSSGSVRLFSDCWRVSAPLNAQQLVISRSAFEFMRIQRFGDKSYYLGHLNGQELQLLLPEATNVGSVAITLFGHHGESGMVIFTSRDRDHYQQGMGSVMLEKVAQMIPELLCRCIERL
- the yigB gene encoding 5-amino-6-(5-phospho-D-ribitylamino)uracil phosphatase YigB encodes the protein MHFYRPLSPIKAITFDLDDTLYNNHPVIDKTEEEVLRFVREYDPKFSHFTDENLSAFRQMVAEQEPNICHDVTRWRWLAAKMMFCHYGYHREEAQKSADDVMANFAYWRNQIDVPASTHETLAKLVEKMPLVAITNGNAEPDACGLGQYFQFVLKAGPDGRSKPYCDMYRLAAQKLNLEPQAILHVGDNLITDVEGAIRSGMQACWINTGNRTLMDEKDVRLLPHVEISQLDSLLSLV
- a CDS encoding uroporphyrinogen-III synthase, which encodes MKVLVTRPEPAGIELASMLNTRGHEAYALPLISIEPSAELTLLSSKLNQLDKHDLVFLLSKNAVWYANLVLQQTGRNWSDKLFYYGIGRSTGRYFQEMTGLPIRWPECGETSEALLSLPELQFLEGKQALLLRGNGGRELLASTLRSRGAQVEYCECYSRHPVFYDKTEFNQQWMNINITDIVVTSGQILTQLNSLIAENTKEWWFSRRLMVVSKRIADQARQYGWQRVCVANSADNNALLEALLSTDMGC
- the xerC gene encoding tyrosine recombinase XerC, which encodes MYRTPITSEPQALMIQVDAFLRYLQVERRLSPVTVTNYRRQLTTVVDMLTDLNVSEWQQFDIIKARNIAAKSRRTGLQAASMALRLSSLRSFCDWMVQQGELPANPVKSVRAPKAKKRLPKNMDVDEVSQLLNMDSGDPLVVRDRTMLEVMYGAGLRLSELVGLDVRHLDLAMGEVRVMGKGSKERKIPLGKTAVTWLKRWLDMRELYEPEDGAVFISTQSGKRISNRNVQKRFEQWGIKQGVNSHINPHKLRHSFATHILESSGNLRGVQELLGHANLSTTQIYTHLDFQHLANVYDVAHPRAKREKS
- the lptM gene encoding LPS translocon maturation chaperone LptM, whose translation is MKKSLIGLSALIILFTLSGCGLKGPLYFPPEEQATSPKTSDVEPKADKDAVHSPVSTQQ
- the uvrD gene encoding DNA helicase II → MDVSYLLEGLNDKQREAVAAPRTNLLVLAGAGSGKTRVLVHRIAWLMSVEHASPFSIMAVTFTNKAAAEMRHRINQLIGSSEGGMWIGTFHGLAHRLLRQHYMDAGLPQDFQIIDSDDQYRLIRRLLKAMNLDEKQWPPRQGMWYINGKKDEGLRPQHIECYGNPVEATWLKVYQAYQEACDRAGLVDFAELLLRAHELWLNKPHVLQHYRERFTNILVDEFQDTNSIQYAWIRVLAGDTGKVMIVGDDDQSIYGWRGAQVENIQRFLNDFPGAETIRLEQNYRSTNNILKAANTLIANNSDRLGKNLWTEDGDGEPISLYCAFNELDEARYVVGRIRQWNENGGALQDCAILYRSNAQSRVLEEALIQSATPYRIYGGQRFFERQEIKDALSYLRLIANRNDDASFERVVNTPTRGIGDRTLDTVRQTARDQKLTLWESCEYLLREQVLGGRAAAAIERFLELVDALAKETQEMPLHVQADRVINNSGLRAMYEQEKGEKAQARIENLEELVNATRDFSYQDEDQDLMPLQAFLSHAALESGEGQADASRDAVQLMTLHSAKGLEFPIVFIVGMEEGMFPSQMSLDESGRLEEERRLAYVGITRAMQKLTITYAENRRLYGKEVYHRPSRFIAELPIECVEEVRLRATVSRPVNHQRLGTPVSQNDSGYALGQRVLHPKFGEGTIINLEGNGEHCRLQIAFQGQGIKWLVAAYARLENI
- the dapF gene encoding diaminopimelate epimerase, with product MQFSKMHGLGNDFMVVDGVTQNVYFSPELISRLADRHTGVGFDQLLLVEAPYDPELDFHYRIFNADGSEVAQCGNGARCFARFVRLKGLTNKQKIQVSTQAGRMVLTINDNGDVCVNMGEPEFEPQKIPFRAVKAEKTYIIRVQERTVLCGAVSMGNPHCVIQVESVQTAEVEILGPALESHERFPERANIGFMEIVSADHIRLRVYERGAGETQACGSGACAAVAIGIQQGLLASRVKVDLPGGSLDISWEGPGTPLYMTGPASHVYDGVLQF
- the hemC gene encoding hydroxymethylbilane synthase is translated as MTSTDIVRIATRKSPLAMWQANFVKAKLEQLHPNLQVELVPMVTKGDVILDTPLAKVGGKGLFVKELELALLEKRADIAVHSMKDVPVEFPEGLGLVTICEREDPRDAFVSNHFDSIDALPAGSIVGTSSLRRQCQLKALRPDLIIRDLRGNVGTRLSKLDNGEYDAIILAAAGLKRLGLEERIRVALEPEQSLPAVGQGAVGIECRLDDERTRHLLAKLNDDATSLCVLAERAMNMRLEGGCQVPIGSYAIWRDGQIWLRALVGSPDGSQVIRGERCSDPENAYQAGISLAEELLDNGAREILEKVYKGNI